GAAATTCAAGCCCTGGTCGTCGGTTTTTATCAATCTGGGCATGTATGGCGGCAAACGCTTACGGGTGGAATTTACTACGGCCGATTGCACCAAAGGCGCTCATTGGGGCTATGCTTATGTAGATGTGGGGGATTGCAACATTACGGCTTTGGCGCATTATGAATGTAACCCCAATATTGCCAGCTTTTATGGCCCGGGCGGTTTCCAGGATTATAAATGGTATGATGATAATTTCAGCACCCTGCTGGGTACAGGGGATACCCTGGTGTTGAACCCTGCTCCCAAGATCAATAATGTAAATGTAGTGGTGATTCCCTATAACGGGTTTGGTTGCAGCGATACGCTGCAGGCATCTATTTATCCCATTCTGCCGCTGGCGAATGCCGGTCCTGATACAGTAGTTTGTCCCGGTCATCCGGTAACGCTTGGTTCGCCGGCCGCACCGGGTTTTACCTATGCCTGGTCGCCCACCATTTTTTTATCTGATTCGCTAAGCGCCCAAACGGTAAGCACGCCACCCAGGCCTGCCTCTTATGTTGTTACCGTTACCAGTGTTGAAAGCGGTTGCATTGACAAAGACACGATGAATATTACCGTTTTTCAACCGATAGCTATAACCGTATCGCCCGATCAAACGATTTGTGAAGGACAAATGGTAAATCTGCAGGCGCAGGGGAGCGCCGTACAATACTACTGGTCGCCGGGCGCAGGGTTAAGCCGGAGCAATATTCCTAACCCGGTGGCCGCACCGAAAAAAACTACTACATACCAGGTTGTTGGGTTTGATGGCCATCAGTGTTTTACCGATACCGGGTTAATAAAAGTGTTGGTAAACCCCAATCCTAAAGTAGATGTGGGACCAGATGTAACAAAAGCTACCGGCAGCACCTATACTTTTTCCCCTGTTACGCAAAATGGGCCTATTATCGCCTGGCAATGGACGCCTGCCGATGACCTTAGCTGTACTGACTGTAATACACCAGTAGCAACTATTAAAAAGAACCGGACCTACCTGGCAAAAGTCACCAATGAGTTCGGGTGCGTGGGTACAGATTCAATGAACATAAAGCCATTTTGTGAAAGCGCCCAGGTGTTTATCCCGAACGCCTTCACACCCGATGGGGACGGGCTGAATGATGTACTGATGGTGCGGGGTAAAGGCATTGCGCTGGTGCGTTCGTTCCGCATCTTTTCGCGATGGGGCGAGCTGGTTTTTGAAAAAACAAACTTTCAACCCAATGATCCTGCTTTTGGCTGGGATGGAAAAATAAGAGGGGTTACCGGCCCGGCTGAAGTATATGTGTATATAGCCGATGTGGTGTGCGATAATGATTTGGTGAATACGTATAAGGGGAATGTGACGCTTTTACGCTGAACGCTTAAGGCGAATACAGAACTCTGAACCTGGAACTCTGAACTTGGAACTTTGAACTAATTTGTATGCATAGAACTTTACTACTTTATTTTATTGGCTGCTTTTTTATTCCTGCTTTAGTAAAGGGACAGGACATTCACTTCTCCCAGTTCTATGAGTTTCCGTTGTTGCGCAACCCGGCGTTGGCGGGGATCTTCTCTGGCAATTTTCGCTTTACGGGTGCTTATCGCAATCAATGGCAAAGCGTAACGGTTCCTTACAGAACTATGGCTTTAAGCGGGGAATGTAAAATGTTGCGGGGTTTTAATACCGGCGATTTTATTACCCTGGGTGTGCAGGCCACCAATGATGTGGCGGGGGATTCAAAACTGCAACGCACGCAGATATTGCCTGTAATTAATTATCACAAACTGCTGAATGAAGATAAAACCACTTTTATTTCCCTGGCCTTTATGGGTGGCCCCGTGAGCGAACGTTTTGATGTTACCAAATTGCGCTTCGATGATCAATACGTGAATGGCGCCTATAGTATGTCGAATGCTACGCGGCAACAATTCAGTAATACCGGTTTTTCGTATTGGGACGCTTCTGTAGGTGTTAGTTTTAAAACAAGTGTTTCTGAAAATGTAAATGTATATGTAGGGGGCGGGTTGTTTCATCTTGCTGAACCGAAGATCGCTTTTACCGAAGCATATGATGTACGGTTAAACAGAAAATGGGGTTTGAATGCCGGGCTCTCGGCCTGGATGAATAAAATGGATAAGCTGGTTTTTTATGCGGATTGTTTTATGCAGGGCGGCAACCGGATGTTCCAGGGCGGCGGATTGTTTACCCATAGTTTTGATGAAACCGGCGAAGATGGAACGTTGTCTATTGCCTTAGGTGGAGCGCTTCGCTGGAAAGATGCTTTTATTCCCATCATAAAATTATATACCCATCAATTAGGTATTGGGCTTAGCTACGATGTAAACATCAGCAAACTCACCACCGCTTCCCAGTTCAGAGGTGGTTTTGAATTGTCGTTATCTTATATCGGGTTATGGCAGCGGCTGGCGGAGAGTCTGGAGAAAGTCGAATGTCCTATTAGAATATGGTAATGGAGTTGACCCGTTGACGGGTTGACAAGTTAACAGGTTGAATATTATCGCGAGCCTTTCACGTTTCACGTTTGCTCCTTTGATCTGCAGAAAAAATTTATTTCCACTTGTGTAATTCAAACAACCGTTGCATCTTGTTACAAATAACTGTACGTGAAACCACTGCTGATGGTATTGCTGCTGCCTGCGTTTGCTTATTCGCAGGAAGTAAAACCTGTCATTTCAAATGACTATCTGACATTGATCCGGTCGGATAGCTCGCAAATAAAGCATTTTTGGCCCGATACAAGCACCAGCATCAGGCTGTCTCACCAATTATTTTACCAGGATTATTATAAATTCCGGGTCCGCAAGATCACGGTGAGGCGGGGTGTTATGGACATTCACCCATATGGCTCGAAGTCGATTTGGTTTGGCGGCCAGTTTAATACCGGGGTAGAAATAAAACGTGTTAATCAGTTGCCGGCGCTGCAAACTCAATTTGTGCAGGGGCGATCGCAAAACGGCGCATTGGTTTGGCGCGGGGCCGAAACGGGGGAGCCGTTTAGTTATGGTCCCGCTTTACATACGCTGGAATATGATGGCAGCAATTATGCGTATGATAAAAATGGTAAACTGGTAGCGGCGGGT
The Niastella koreensis GR20-10 genome window above contains:
- a CDS encoding T9SS C-terminal target domain-containing protein; amino-acid sequence: MKGIFTLLLSVLLFHQLVNGQAGTCPANIDFEAGSLQNWTCYIGTTSVQNNQNVITVSPSSPITGRHTLYAKGAATVVDPYGLFPVNPPDGSSYAVRLGNNINGSEAERITYEFTVPTNANDATFTYRYAVVFQDPGHNPDEQPRFIARILDVATNSYLPCASNEYIATASLPGFQVSTVDASVKFKPWSSVFINLGMYGGKRLRVEFTTADCTKGAHWGYAYVDVGDCNITALAHYECNPNIASFYGPGGFQDYKWYDDNFSTLLGTGDTLVLNPAPKINNVNVVVIPYNGFGCSDTLQASIYPILPLANAGPDTVVCPGHPVTLGSPAAPGFTYAWSPTIFLSDSLSAQTVSTPPRPASYVVTVTSVESGCIDKDTMNITVFQPIAITVSPDQTICEGQMVNLQAQGSAVQYYWSPGAGLSRSNIPNPVAAPKKTTTYQVVGFDGHQCFTDTGLIKVLVNPNPKVDVGPDVTKATGSTYTFSPVTQNGPIIAWQWTPADDLSCTDCNTPVATIKKNRTYLAKVTNEFGCVGTDSMNIKPFCESAQVFIPNAFTPDGDGLNDVLMVRGKGIALVRSFRIFSRWGELVFEKTNFQPNDPAFGWDGKIRGVTGPAEVYVYIADVVCDNDLVNTYKGNVTLLR
- a CDS encoding PorP/SprF family type IX secretion system membrane protein is translated as MHRTLLLYFIGCFFIPALVKGQDIHFSQFYEFPLLRNPALAGIFSGNFRFTGAYRNQWQSVTVPYRTMALSGECKMLRGFNTGDFITLGVQATNDVAGDSKLQRTQILPVINYHKLLNEDKTTFISLAFMGGPVSERFDVTKLRFDDQYVNGAYSMSNATRQQFSNTGFSYWDASVGVSFKTSVSENVNVYVGGGLFHLAEPKIAFTEAYDVRLNRKWGLNAGLSAWMNKMDKLVFYADCFMQGGNRMFQGGGLFTHSFDETGEDGTLSIALGGALRWKDAFIPIIKLYTHQLGIGLSYDVNISKLTTASQFRGGFELSLSYIGLWQRLAESLEKVECPIRIW